The Plasmodium chabaudi chabaudi strain AS genome assembly, chromosome: 14 genome contains the following window.
TGGTtctgaaaaatatatatgaaatatatgtttatttatgaaggaaaaaagaattaacGATTTTCcaataatacatttttgttaaatagAAGAATGCCCATCAAtctaagaaaaaaaacataaatggATGATTATGTAAAACGTTAagaattttcaaaatatagcatatattataaatatttacatttatttaaaacaatattttttttaacaattgtgaaataaattattatattattaaaatttgtatatcgCTTACAGATTCGATATAGGTGACTTCAAGATCATCgccttttttttcaatgaGGTATCCAGCTAAGTTAACAAAtgcttttttataattttgatcttcaatataatttttagaaCGTAAGGAACCATAGGGCGTATctgctttttttaatattggGTTTTTATGTTCTATATTGGGAGAGTTTTCATTAGTTGTATTTGATGAAGTCATAGCAATTATAGTTTTGTCTTTTGATatctataaaattaataaaaatatattgcataaattattgtgaataatatgaaaaatgcgATTTATAACGAAAcagaaaagaaaatgttTCTTACTTCAGTCTTTGAAACGaaagcataaaaatatttatgaggTTCgccacttttttttttgtaacgTTGGCAtatcaataataaatttggaTTGTACACACGGAaaactattaaaaaaaaataattttgcattatataaaataaaatattatgaatttgAAGGCATGAGAAACAATAAATCACGAAATATCGAATATGTAGTAACAGTGTTATGTTAATTTGACTAATTGTTTATGTTTTGTATACTTTTAACAGTGGCCTCATTGAAAGTATTGGGGGTATCTGGGTCccaatatttgtttattatttcatcataCTAATGGAAACAAAGAgaaatataagtatataaattataataattttttaattttaatttaatttataacttAATATTGTTCGTTAATTTATACCTGACTGGaagcataaatatttaaattaatttttagaaTATCTGTATTGTCgtcatgtttttttttataataagaTATACCATCACCATGATTTAGTGCACATGCTTTATAGCCATCTTTACATGTAGCATGGTATTCTAATTGTTTTATAGCTTCGTCCATAATTTCGCCCATAACTTTGATCACTTTTGTATGCTTGTGATCGGAACGCAATAAGtgcttgtttttttcatatatttcttctGGACTGtcattgataaaaataaacatatttttaatgtttacaaaaataaagttgtatttatattataatattgttaTACAAGCGTATGTTtaacattttcataatgAAACAtgtaatatgtatatatttttgaattttcttACGTAGGATAACGACTTCTTAGTTTGGGTTTTGTATCTTCTCCTGAAGCAGGCTCAGTTGCAAGGGCTTCATTATTTGCATATACGAAAATgcttaaaataaataaaacaatttgaatataaaatttattcattttgaactttacaaacaaaatattaaaaaatatataatattttttttaattaaaaattaacaactcgaaaaatagaataaatataattaaaaataaagaaaacaattttctccaataaagtataaaaaactactatttacttaaaaaatataaataatttaaaaattatatttaattttttattaattttttttatttatttgttatttagttgtttatttatttatgtcaTGCACTATCcgatttttaaatataattattttttaaaatattattgtatactaataaatacatatagaATGTAGAATTTAGTGACGTGTCTGTATTCTCTACATGCTTAATCGGGTTTCAGTTCTTTAAGTATTCACTATTTAGTGATCCAGGggtatattaaattatatatatcatagcaatttcattttaactgttttaaaatataatatatgccaACCATAAATCTTATAAATTGATTGCAAATAAGTAAAAGTATGCAaaacaatttatattaatacaaattaaaattttaacaacaatataaaataatgaaataaaaaaaagttaattttttttggaaaagaaataattttttatagtatatttttttattaatatatgtttttttagacattgtaaaaaatgttttcacaaatctttattttgttataaataACATCGATATGTCGAatttgatttatattttgtttatctGCAATTTATAATcgtatattaaattatatacatatttatttattaacattataaaatatgcgTATTCATCTTGTCCATATTATAGCGTAGACAATTACTCAAAATGAGTCTGATTATAACTtcacatataaaatttttattattgttttatcGGGGAAATTagaatttaaattaaaatataggaTCGTATAAATAAGaggtttttttaaataaatatattaatggtTTTAGGGTTTTGGTTTTAGGGTTTTGGTTTTAGGGTTTTGGTTTTAGGGTTTTGGTTTTAGGGTTTTGGTTTTAGGGTTTTGGTTTTAGGGTTTTGGTTTTAGGGTTTTGgttttagggtttagggttcagggtttagggtttagggtttagggtttagggttcagggtttagggttcagggtttagggtttagggtttagggtttagggtttagggtttaggttttagggtttagggtttagggttcagggttcagggtttagggtttagggtttagggtttagggttcagggtttagggtttagggttcagggtttagggttcagggtttagggtttaggtttagggttcagggtttagggtttagggtttagggtttagggtttagggttcagggtttagggtttagggttcagggtttagggttcaggg
Protein-coding sequences here:
- a CDS encoding fam-a protein; translation: MNKFYIQIVLFILSIFVYANNEALATEPASGEDTKPKLRSRYPTPEEIYEKNKHLLRSDHKHTKVIKVMGEIMDEAIKQLEYHATCKDGYKACALNHGDGISYYKKKHDDNTDILKINLNIYASSQYDEIINKYWDPDTPNTFNEATVKIFRVYNPNLLLICQRYKKKSGEPHKYFYAFVSKTEISKDKTIIAMTSSNTTNENSPNIEHKNPILKKADTPYGSLRSKNYIEDQNYKKAFVNLAGYLIEKKGDDLEVTYIESIDGHSSI